The Mycobacteriales bacterium sequence CCCCCCCCCCCCCCCCCCCCCCGGGGGGGGGGCGGCGGCGGCGGTGCCGCGCGCGGCACGCTCCACGGCCGCCGGCGCGTCGGCCATCGACATCCGTCCCGCGCCGGGGGTCGGTGCGCGGGAGGCAGCAGCCGGGGCCGTCTCCCCACGCCGCTGCAGAATGCCGATCACCAGGAACACCAGCGAGACCAGGCTGACCCCGATCGACGCGTAGACGAAGGTCAGATCGGGCCCGATGACGCCGATGACGAGCAGGACGAGGGCGACGAGGACGAGTGCCCCGCTGATGACGATCACGTGGTGGGTCCTCCGAATGGGACGGGGCGTACAGCGCCTGCAGCGTAGCGGCGAGCGCGGGGGCCCGGGTGGGCGGCGAGCGCGGGGGGGCGGGTGGCGGGGTGCAGGGACCCGTTTCCCTCTCAACTGTNNNNNNNNNNCAAGGAGAACGCGGCGGTCGCGCCCCTGCTGATCGGCTGGGCCTGGGTCGTCGGGCTTCGGCCGCCCCCGGGGGGGGGCGGCCGGGGGGGGGGGGGGGGGCGGCCGACGCGGCGGGCTGCGTCGCCTCTACCGGCCAGCCCAGTCGTCCGGGCTCCCGTCGTCGGCGTCGCCGGCCGAGGGAGCGGCGTTGAAGGGTCCGACGGGCGCGCTGCCGCTGGACAGCGGCGGGACCGCCCGCGGCTGTCCGGCGGGAGCTCCGGCCTCCCGGGGCGGGCCGTGCGGAGCGTCCTGCTCACGGGCGGCGGGGGAGCTGCCGGCGCCGCCACCCACGGCCGCAGCCCGGGCACCGGCCGGGACACCGGCGCCGCTGTCGTCCGGGCCGCTGCCGGAACCCAGCTCGCGCAGCTGGGTCTCGAGGTAGGCCTTGAGGCGGGTGCGGTACTCCCGCTCGAAGGCGCGCAGCTCCTCGATGCGGACCTCGAGAGCGCGGCGACGGGCCTCGAGATCGCCGGTCGCTTCGTGGATCTTCGCGGCGACATCCTGGTCCAGCCGCGCCGCCTTCTGCCGGGACTCGGCCAGGGTGCGCTCCGCCTCCTGCCGCGAGCGGGACAGCGTCTGCTCGGCCTCGGCCCGGGCGGACTGCAGCGTCTCCTCGGCCTCGGCCCGGGCGGAGCCCACCATCTGCTCGGCCTCGGCGCGCGCCTCGGCGATCGCCTCGTCGGCCGTGCGCTGGGCCAGCAGCAGGGTACGCAGGGCGGCCTCCTGGCCCTCCATCCCGCTGAGCACCGGCGCCGGAGCGGCCTGCTCGACGGGCGCCGCCGGCGCGCTGGTCGCCGGCTTGCTGCGCAGCTCGGAGTTGTCGCGGAGCAGCCGCGCGAGCTCGGTCTCGACCTCGTCGAGGAAGGCGTCCACCTCGTCCAGCGAGTAGCCGCGGAAGGCGATACGGAACTGCTTGTTGGCGACGTCGGTCGGAGTCAGCGGCACGGGTCGACTCTTTCTTCCAGAGCGGGGGCGGGAGGGGTCATACCGACCGCGCAGCGTTGCTCGCCACATCCATGAGGATGGTCACGACGAAGAACAGCACGATGAAGCCCAGGTCCAGACTGATCTGCCCGAGCCGCAGCGGCGGCAACACACGGCGCAGCGCCTTCAACGGCGGGTCGGTGACCGAGTAGACCAACTCCAGGACGATCGCCACGGCGCCGGCCGGTCGATAGGACCGGGCAAACAGGAAGACGTACTCCATGACCAGTCGGAGGATCAGGAAGATCAGGAAGATCAGCAGCGCGAAATAGACGGCTTGCGCGACGACCTGCACGGTGAAACGGCTCCTGGAGGACGGGGACGACGGTACGGACCTGCGACGAGGCTACGTCCCGCGGCGGTAACGGCTGCGGCGCGGATCAGGACTGGTTGAAAAAGCCGCTCTCGGCGATGCGCGCCTTGTCCTCGGCCGTCACCTCGACGTGCTCGGGAGAGAGCAGGAAGACCTTGTTGGTGACCCGCTCGATGCTGCCGTGCAGTCCGAAGATCAGACCGGCCGCGAAGTCCACCAGACGCTTGGCGTCCCCGTCGTCCATCTCGGTGAGATTCATGATCACCGGCGTGCCGCTGCGGAAGTGCTCGCCGATCTGGCGGGCCTCGTTGTAGGTGCGCGGGTGCAGCGTGGTGATGCGGTAGCCCTCCTCGAAGGCCGGGACCGGCGCGGGACGCAGCTGGGTGTCCAGGGCGACGGCGCCACGGGTGCGCACCGTGCCGGACGGCTCCGGCGGGCGGCGCAGGGCGCTGGTGGGGGCGCTGGTGCTCCCGTCGCCGCTCCACCGGCGGCTCGGCACCGGGCTCGGCTGGGGGGCGACCTCGTGCAGGTCCTCGTCGTCGTAGGCGTCGTAGGCGTCGTCGGCGTAGCGGCGGTCCCGCCCGTCACGGATGTCCTCGTCGTCCTCCACCAGGCCGAGGTACAGGCCCAACTTGCGCATGGTGCCTGACATCGCGGGCTCCCTCGGGTAGGTGATGCGGACGGTCGTGTTCGGCGCGCAGACTACCGGCTGGTCGGCGGTCTGCGGCCTAACAACGCGCTCCCGACACGCACGTGTGTCGCGCCCGCGGCGACCGCGTGTTCGAGGTCGCCGGTCATCCCGGCGCTGATCGAGGAGGCCTGCGGATGCGCCCGGCGAAGCGCGGCCGAGACGCGGGCCAGGTCGGCGAAGGCGACGGCCGGGTCAGCCCCGCGCGGTGCCACCGCCATGACTCCGGCGAGCCGGAGCCCGGGGGCCGCAGCGGTCTGCGCGGCGAGCGCCGGAACCTGTTCCGACGGTGCGCCACCACGGGTGACGTCGCCGTCGAGGCTGACCTGCAGCAACACGTCCAGCTCTCGGCCGGCGCGCTGCGCCCCGGCCGAGAGCGCCTGCACCAGAGCGGGGCGGTCGAGCGAATGGACGACGTCGGCGTACGAGGCGACGCTGCGGGCCTTGTTGGTCTGCAGACCGCCGACGAAGTGCCAGCGCACCCCGTCGACGACGCCGGCTTTGCGCCGGGCCTCCTGGTCGCGGTTCTCGCCGAAGTCGCGGATCCCGAGCTCGCGCAGCGCCTCGACGTCGGCGGCCGGGTAGGTCTTGCTGACGGCCACCAGCACGACGTCCTCGCGCCGGCGACCGGCCGCGCGACAGGCCTGCGCCAGTCGCTGCTCGAGCGCGTGCAGCGCAGCGGCCAGCACGGCCTGGCGGTCAGGCACGGGAGAGCCAGACCAGACCGGCGTGCCGCCCGGTCCGGCCGTCGCGGCGGTAGGAGAAGAAGCGCTGCGGCTGCTCGATCGTGCAGCCGCCGACGGCCTGCACGGCCACCCCGGCTTCGGCCAGCAGCGCCGTCGCGCCTGCCGTGAGGTCCACCGACGGCGTGCCGGTACGGGTCGTCGCGCGGCTGCCGGGAACCGCGTCGCCGACCTCGTCGGCCAGCTCCGCCGGCAGCTCATAGCACCTCCCGCAGGCAGCCGGACCCAGCACTGCCGTGCTGTGCGACGGCTCGGCACCGAGCGCTTCCATCGCCTGCAGCGTCGCGTGCAGCACGCCGCGGGCCAACCCGGCGCGGCCGGCGTGGGCGGCCGCCACCACCCCGGCCCGTGGGTCGGCCAGCAGCACCGGGAGGCAGTCGGCGGCCAGCACGACCAGGCCCAGACCGGGGGTCGTGGTGACCAGCGCGTCGACGGCCGCGACGCCGCCGTCGCGGCCCCAGGAGGACGAGCGGTCGACGACGGCGACTCCGGCGCCGTGCACCTGCTGCGCGAAGACCAGCCCGCCTGGTGCCAGCCCGGCGGCCGCGGCCAGCAGGTCGCGGTTGTCCTGCACGCAGCGCCCATCGTCCTCGACGTGCAGACCGAGGTTGAGGCCGTCGTAGGGCGGGGCGCTCACCCCGCCGGCGCGGGTGGTGAAGGCGCCGGCTGCCGGCGCGGGCAGGCCGACCGGCAGCAGCTCCAGCACCGGCCTACTTCAGGAAGTCCGGGACGTCGAGGTCGTCCTCGAACACGACGGTGCGGCGCGGCGGGCTGCTCGGCTGCGGCGTCGGGCGCTGGGGCGGCGGCTGCGGCGAGCTGCGGGTGGAGCTGGGGTTGTAACCGGGGTTGTAACGCTGGTTGAAGGTCGGGGCGGCGGGGGTCGCAGGCGGCGGCGTGGCCTCCGGCTCCCGTGGGCGGCGGCTCTCGACCCGTCGGATCGGGGTGGGCTCGCCCGAATCGAAGCCGGCGGCGATGACGGTCACCCGCACCTCGTCGCCGAGCGCGTCGTCGATGACGGCACCGAAGATGATGTTGGCCTCGGGGTGGGCGGCATCGGCGACCAACTGGGCCGCCTCGTTGATCTCGAACAGCCCCAGGTCACTGCCGCCGGAGATGTTGAGCAGCACGCCCCGGGCGCCGTCCATGCTCGCCTCGAGCAGCGGGCTGGCGATCGCCATCTCCGCGGCGACCGCCGCCCGGTCGTCGCCGCGGGCGTTGCCGATGCCCATGAGCGCGCTGCCGGCGCCGTTCATGACCGCCTTCACGTCGGCGAAGTCGAGATTGATCAAACCGGGGGTGGTGATCAGGTCGGTGATGCCCTGGACCCCGGAGAGCAGCACCTGGTCGGCGCTCTTGAAGGCGTCCATGACGCTCACCGACCGGTCGCTGATCGACAGCAGCCGGTCGTTCGGGATGACGATCAGGGTGTCGACCTCGGCGCGCAGCGCCTCGATGCCCTCCTCGGCCTGCTGGGCGCGGCGGCGGCCCTCGAAGGAGAACGGCCGGGTGACCACGCCGATGGTGAGCGCGCCGAGTCCGCGGGCCACCGCGGCGACGACCGGCGCGCCACCGGTGCCGGTGCCGCCACCCTCGCCGGCCGTGACGAAGACCATGTCGGCCCCCTTCAGGACCTCCTCGATCTCGTCGCGGTGGTCCTCGGCGGCCTGCCGGCCGACGTCGGGCTGAGCGCCGGCGCCCAGTCCGCGGGTGAGCTCGCGGCCGATGTCGAGCTTGACGTCGGCGTCGCTCATCAGCAGCGCCTGCGCATCGGTGTTGATCGCGATGAACTCGACGCCCTTGAGCCCCACCTCGATCATCCGGTTCACGGCGTTGACGCCGCCACCTCCGATGCCGACCACCTTGATGACGGCGAGGTAGTTCTGTGGAGCTGCCACGGGTTGGGGTGCCTCTCGGAGCGGGCGGACGGACGGCGGGCAAGCACCGGCGGCCGCAGCGACAGCGACCGTCCGGGGCGAGGTCGCGGGAGCCTTGCCGAACCCTCGACCTCAACGACACGCTTAGAGTTATGTCAACCTGGACCTGACGAGCCGGACGCTAAGCGAGCCGCCGGAGCGGGTCAACCGCCCGCACCGGCGTGTCGCGGAAAACTCGCTGTCGACGGTCGCACCGCCCCGGATGAGCCCGCTGTGCCGCCCCGTCCGATGCTCAACGCGCGGCGCGCTTGGCCTCGTACATCCGCACGTCAGCCTGGGACAGCAGCGCGTGTGGGTCGTCCTCACCGCACCGGGAGACCGCCGCACCGATGCTCACCCCGATGGTGAGGTCGAGGTCGTGGAGACGCATCGGCGCGGCGACCGCCCCCTGCAGGCGGCGCACCAGGGCAGCCGCCGAGGCGTCCGTGGCGCCCTCGATCAGGATCACGAACTCGTCCCCGCCGAGCCGGGCCACGGTGTCCGACGGCCGGACCGCAGCGGTCAGCCGATCGGCCACCGCGCGCAGCACCGCGTCGCCGACGGCGTGGCCGTGCCGGTCGTTGGCCTCCTTGAAGTTGTCGAGGTCCAGGAACAGCACCCCCGTCGACTCCCCCGACCGGGCGTCCCGGGCCAGCGAGCTGCGCAGCCGCTCCTCGAACAGGGCGCGGTTGGCCAGCCCCGTCAGCGGGTCACGCACCGCCCGCTCGGTGAGCACCGCGGTCAGCTCGCGCAGGTCCTGCTCAGCCCGCCGGCGCTCGGTGATGTCCTGCGCGCTCACCGCGAACCAGGCCACGCTGCCGTCGGGGCCGGCGACGGAGGCCAGCCCGTGCAGCAGCCAGGTCACCTCGCCGTCGCCATGGACGTACTGCCGTTCGGCCTGCACCGAGCGGGTGCACCCGGCGAGCAGGTCGTCGAAGGCCTCGGGATCACCGCCGCCGAGGACGTCGGCGATCGGCACGCCGATCAGATCCTCCGCCGCGCGGCCGAGCAGCGCGGCGTAGGTCTCGTTGACGCGGATGTAGCTACCGGTGAGGTCGGCCAGCGCCAGCCCGATCCGGGCGGCGTCGAAGAAGGTCTCGAAGACGTCCCGGCTGGACGTCAACGCCTCCATCGTCGCGCGCGCGGCCACGGCGCGCTCCCCACTGGGAGCCGGCGCCGCCTGCGGGCTGTCCATGGAGGTCGTCATCGACAGGACATCTGCCCGCCAATGGCGCGGAGATGCGCACCTGCAGGCCACAACTGCGTCACGGTGGGTGTCACCTCACCACGACGACATCCTCGGCGCTGACGTCGTAGACGCTCCCCGGTTTGGTCAGCAGGGCGAGCACGGCCGCAGCCTTGGTGGCGGTGCCGCCGGGGCGTCCCCAGACGACCTGTCGCCCGTCAGCCAGCAACAGCAGGACGGCGGCGGGCGAGGCCGCGCGCACGATCCGCACCCGGCTACGGAGCGCCTCTGGCAGCGCCGCGTGCACGTCCAGCGCCGCCCTGGTGGCCGGGTCGTCCGCGGCCGGCGTGTGCACCTGCAGCCGGACGACACCCGGGGGCAGGCGGGGCTCAGTGGCGAACGGCACGCCGCCGACGTCCACGAGGGTGACCGCGCCGTCCTGGAGGACGCCGGCCGCAGGGGTGCGCTCGGTCACCGCGACGGTCAGCGTGCCGGGCCAGGTGCGGCGGACC is a genomic window containing:
- a CDS encoding DivIVA domain-containing protein; amino-acid sequence: MPLTPTDVANKQFRIAFRGYSLDEVDAFLDEVETELARLLRDNSELRSKPATSAPAAPVEQAAPAPVLSGMEGQEAALRTLLLAQRTADEAIAEARAEAEQMVGSARAEAEETLQSARAEAEQTLSRSRQEAERTLAESRQKAARLDQDVAAKIHEATGDLEARRRALEVRIEELRAFEREYRTRLKAYLETQLRELGSGSGPDDSGAGVPAGARAAAVGGGAGSSPAAREQDAPHGPPREAGAPAGQPRAVPPLSSGSAPVGPFNAAPSAGDADDGSPDDWAGR
- a CDS encoding YggT family protein, coding for MQVVAQAVYFALLIFLIFLILRLVMEYVFLFARSYRPAGAVAIVLELVYSVTDPPLKALRRVLPPLRLGQISLDLGFIVLFFVVTILMDVASNAARSV
- the sepF gene encoding cell division protein SepF codes for the protein MSGTMRKLGLYLGLVEDDEDIRDGRDRRYADDAYDAYDDEDLHEVAPQPSPVPSRRWSGDGSTSAPTSALRRPPEPSGTVRTRGAVALDTQLRPAPVPAFEEGYRITTLHPRTYNEARQIGEHFRSGTPVIMNLTEMDDGDAKRLVDFAAGLIFGLHGSIERVTNKVFLLSPEHVEVTAEDKARIAESGFFNQS
- a CDS encoding YggS family pyridoxal phosphate-dependent enzyme, giving the protein MPDRQAVLAAALHALEQRLAQACRAAGRRREDVVLVAVSKTYPAADVEALRELGIRDFGENRDQEARRKAGVVDGVRWHFVGGLQTNKARSVASYADVVHSLDRPALVQALSAGAQRAGRELDVLLQVSLDGDVTRGGAPSEQVPALAAQTAAAPGLRLAGVMAVAPRGADPAVAFADLARVSAALRRAHPQASSISAGMTGDLEHAVAAGATHVRVGSALLGRRPPTSR
- the pgeF gene encoding peptidoglycan editing factor PgeF; amino-acid sequence: MLELLPVGLPAPAAGAFTTRAGGVSAPPYDGLNLGLHVEDDGRCVQDNRDLLAAAAGLAPGGLVFAQQVHGAGVAVVDRSSSWGRDGGVAAVDALVTTTPGLGLVVLAADCLPVLLADPRAGVVAAAHAGRAGLARGVLHATLQAMEALGAEPSHSTAVLGPAACGRCYELPAELADEVGDAVPGSRATTRTGTPSVDLTAGATALLAEAGVAVQAVGGCTIEQPQRFFSYRRDGRTGRHAGLVWLSRA
- the ftsZ gene encoding cell division protein FtsZ, encoding MAAPQNYLAVIKVVGIGGGGVNAVNRMIEVGLKGVEFIAINTDAQALLMSDADVKLDIGRELTRGLGAGAQPDVGRQAAEDHRDEIEEVLKGADMVFVTAGEGGGTGTGGAPVVAAVARGLGALTIGVVTRPFSFEGRRRAQQAEEGIEALRAEVDTLIVIPNDRLLSISDRSVSVMDAFKSADQVLLSGVQGITDLITTPGLINLDFADVKAVMNGAGSALMGIGNARGDDRAAVAAEMAIASPLLEASMDGARGVLLNISGGSDLGLFEINEAAQLVADAAHPEANIIFGAVIDDALGDEVRVTVIAAGFDSGEPTPIRRVESRRPREPEATPPPATPAAPTFNQRYNPGYNPSSTRSSPQPPPQRPTPQPSSPPRRTVVFEDDLDVPDFLK
- a CDS encoding diguanylate cyclase gives rise to the protein MTTSMDSPQAAPAPSGERAVAARATMEALTSSRDVFETFFDAARIGLALADLTGSYIRVNETYAALLGRAAEDLIGVPIADVLGGGDPEAFDDLLAGCTRSVQAERQYVHGDGEVTWLLHGLASVAGPDGSVAWFAVSAQDITERRRAEQDLRELTAVLTERAVRDPLTGLANRALFEERLRSSLARDARSGESTGVLFLDLDNFKEANDRHGHAVGDAVLRAVADRLTAAVRPSDTVARLGGDEFVILIEGATDASAAALVRRLQGAVAAPMRLHDLDLTIGVSIGAAVSRCGEDDPHALLSQADVRMYEAKRAAR
- a CDS encoding FtsQ-type POTRA domain-containing protein — its product is MTAPARARRVVPVAPRLAARDRAERAARRGRILRRIGSVLLVLLPLAGLAWVLLLSSWLAVDRVEVIGTQRLQAAAVVEAAAVARGTPLARVDTGAVEDRVAVLAPVGDVAVRRTWPGTLTVAVTERTPAAGVLQDGAVTLVDVGGVPFATEPRLPPGVVRLQVHTPAADDPATRAALDVHAALPEALRSRVRIVRAASPAAVLLLLADGRQVVWGRPGGTATKAAAVLALLTKPGSVYDVSAEDVVVVR